The Trichoderma atroviride chromosome 5, complete sequence genome contains a region encoding:
- a CDS encoding uncharacterized protein (EggNog:ENOG41): MLPHTGPEPSDVETIRLLQNTTNVIPLLARADEINNDQAMACKQYIDDDLREKDVEYFSFRAPGVSSETSDIYAVSSISDSDDDVMDASVLMNSEYVRPLVSTDLSRLVEQLMSHDGSARLRHAASLKCVRWRRQTAITSSAQTALICRQPMSLYSYSPSLWGRSYSPEQYDRPLEMASWAESLRQSLEAERLGELPVPMLGPGMTMNNNMPLARVNQKLRRQKSKKSKRDEVVPHHQDPLGLLGLAGQIKCNSRLTLELVSSIGVIGFVTSWLARPDGLASKC, translated from the exons ATGTTGCCTCACACAG GACCTGAACCCTCAGACGTAGAAACAAtcaggctgctgcagaacaCGACCAATGTCATCCCACTGCTAGCCCGTGCCGATGAAATCAACAATGACCAGGCCATGGCCTGCAAGCAGTATATCGATGACGACCTACGTGAAAAGGACGTGGAGTACTTCTCGTTCCGTGCTCCTGGGGTGTCTTCTGAGACTTCTGACATCTATGCCGTCTCGAGTATATCCGATTCTGACGACGACGTAATGGACGCCAGTGTACTCATGAATTCAGAATATGTGCGCCCACTCGTCTCTACCGATCTCAGTAGGCTTGTGGAGCAGCTCATGTCGCACGATGGAAGCGCAAGACTACGGCATGCCGCCTCCCTCAAATGCGTCCGATGGCGGAGGCAGACGGCAATCACCTCGTCGGCGCAGACAGCCCTCATCTGTCGGCAGCCCATGAGCTTGTACTCGTATTCCCCTTCGTTATGGGGACGTTCATACTCGCCGGAACAGTACGACCggccgctggagatggcgagctggGCAGAGAGCCTGCGGCAAAGCCTTGAAGCAGAGCGCCTTGGAGAGTTGCCAGTGCCGATGCTCGGGCCTGGCATGACGATGAACAACAACATGCCGCTGGCAAGGGTCAACCAGAAACTGAGGCGccagaaaagcaaaaagtcaaagcGTGATGAAGTAGTGCCCCATCACCAGGATCCACTCGGGCTTCTGGGGCTAGCCGGCCAGATCAAGTGTAACAGCAGGCTGACGCTTGAGCTCGTCAGCAGCATTGGTGTTATTGGGTTTGTCACATCATGGCTTGCTCGCCCGGATGGTTTGGCGTCGAAATGTTGA
- a CDS encoding uncharacterized protein (EggNog:ENOG41), with protein MRPVPASGSASAHRGRPDSLTPNATMPAMTYMVGTEDSISDLGEMSFHTQRFPYKSDYETSQRAGKSGHRSNMSASTSISWPSPSLSSQPGGETPHDLSRPMTPVNLGTTGPESVISSASSPLSSPVHSMSASRISSSLSLISPHQGDIGLYSHTMGDLAGSHTPQLIMPSLTVPRRRPFSTTGKSLGKLKVLVTGPDGIGKSTLITAIAQSSEHIVHVDPVSNHNKGEVSEVYASTRPYPWWKAELDQSTASRRRSSAMDEMLDRNLCFVDCPPQTSQGTHPAIRYVESQLLPPIEPANQ; from the exons ATGCGACCGGTTCCGGCGAGCGGCAGCGCATCAGCCCATCGTGGGCGACCGGACAGCTTGACGCCAAATGCGACGATGCCTGCCATGACGTACATGGTCGGCACGGAGGATTCGATCAGCGACCTGGGCGAGATGAGCTTCCACACGCAGCGATTCCCCTACAAGAGCGACTATGAAACCAGCCAGCGGGCCGGCAAGAGTGGCCACCGATCCAACATGTCGGCATCAACCTCCATATCATGGCCTTCGCCGTCCCTGTCATCTCAGCCGGGCGGCGAGACTCCGCACGATCTCTCGCGGCCCATGACGCCGGTGAATCTGGGGACTACAGGCCCCGAGTCTGTCATCAGCTCGGCTTCTTCGCCACTGAGTTCGCCGGTCCACTCCATGTCCGCCAGCCGAATCAGCTCGTCTCTAAGTCTCATCAGCCCTCACCAAGGCGACATCGGCCTTTATTCGCATACTATGGGGGATCTCGCAGGAAGTCATACGCCTCAGCTTATCATGCCCAGCTTGACGGTTCCGCGTCGGCGACCCTTTTCAACCACGGGAAAGTCGCTGGGAAAGCTCAAGGTTCTGGTGACGGGCCCAGATG GTATTGGAAAGTCAACTCTGATCACAGCCATTGCGCAATCCAGCGAGCATATTGTTCATGTTGACCCCGTATCGAATCACAATAAAGGCGAGGTGTCAGAAGTATATGCGAGCACCCGCCCTTACCCGTGGTGGAAGGCAGAGCTGGATCAGTCTACTGCATcgagacgaagaagctcGGCCATGGACGAGATGCTTGACCGCAACCTCTGCTTTGTAGACTGTCCGCCGCAAACATCTCAAGGCACCCACCCAGCAATCCGCTACGTTGAATCGCAGCTTCTCCCCCCTATTGAACCGGCCAATCAGTGA